A window of Cohnella herbarum contains these coding sequences:
- a CDS encoding M50 family metallopeptidase, producing MKSWLRVAIFLTISAFLTRLIPFSEFFRNVDTLIHEMFHALATLILSGDVRYIHLYANQSGVTYMAYADHWMSIPISLAGYFGSALFTVLLFYLHSRKKEKAGLILIAFVAVLGLALFVRNGYGMAWCGGFAALTVAILLLKKPGLLKGYYLLVAFICLVESVISSLIILTLALQDPAAAGDAASLSEVTPIPAIFWGALFAFVSLWCSKISIGIFYKRGFD from the coding sequence ATGAAATCATGGCTAAGGGTAGCGATATTTCTGACGATATCCGCCTTTCTTACCCGATTGATTCCGTTTTCCGAATTTTTTCGGAATGTGGATACGTTGATTCATGAAATGTTCCATGCGCTCGCTACTTTGATTTTGTCAGGCGACGTACGTTATATCCATCTATACGCCAATCAAAGCGGCGTAACGTATATGGCTTATGCCGATCATTGGATGTCGATTCCGATCTCGTTGGCCGGCTACTTCGGCTCCGCTTTATTCACGGTGCTCTTATTTTACTTGCATTCGCGCAAAAAAGAGAAAGCGGGGTTGATCTTAATCGCGTTCGTCGCGGTTTTAGGATTGGCATTGTTCGTCCGCAACGGATACGGCATGGCTTGGTGCGGAGGGTTCGCTGCGCTCACCGTCGCCATTCTATTGCTTAAGAAGCCGGGTTTGCTCAAAGGGTATTATTTGCTGGTGGCCTTCATCTGTCTAGTAGAATCCGTCATCAGCTCTTTGATTATATTGACTCTTGCGTTGCAAGACCCCGCCGCCGCGGGAGATGCGGCCAGTCTAAGCGAAGTCACGCCTATTCCCGCGATTTTCTGGGGGGCATTATTCGCTTTCGTCTCGTTGTGGTGCTCCAAGATATCGATCGGGATTTTCTATAAACGCGGCTTCGACTAA
- a CDS encoding Gfo/Idh/MocA family protein has product MSKNLRIGIIGSGGIARAHVSAYRKLPFVEIVAVADVIPGKAGQFVEAEQLVGAAAYDGHQKLLEQELDAVSICTPNVSHHATTVDSLRAGKQVLLEKPMSVTLQEALEMTQAARETGNMLTLGFQPRYDPNMKLLQDIVQSGRLGNVYYAETGGGRRRGMPGGTFISKKLAGAGAMADIGCYSLDMALNTMGYPRPVSVSAFTSNHFGRNPLYHPEASKFEVEDFGVAMVRFENDLVLQFKISWAMHMDTLGATMFLGTDAGLKVTSAGTGPWSGVWDGSVGSITLYHDEFGGHTQTPIPLIEHKLNLFDEKVRDFAEAVRDGRPAPIPGEQILIQQAIIDGVLRSAEANREVSIELP; this is encoded by the coding sequence ATGAGTAAAAATCTACGTATCGGCATCATCGGCAGCGGCGGAATCGCAAGAGCTCACGTATCGGCTTATAGAAAGTTACCTTTCGTGGAGATCGTCGCGGTTGCCGACGTCATACCTGGCAAAGCGGGTCAATTCGTCGAAGCGGAGCAGCTTGTAGGAGCTGCGGCATACGATGGACATCAGAAACTATTGGAACAGGAACTCGACGCGGTTAGCATTTGTACTCCTAACGTCTCTCACCATGCGACTACGGTCGATTCGCTGCGGGCGGGTAAACAAGTGTTATTGGAGAAGCCGATGTCGGTCACGCTTCAGGAAGCGCTGGAGATGACGCAAGCGGCGCGGGAAACGGGAAATATGTTAACGCTTGGTTTCCAACCGCGTTATGATCCAAATATGAAGCTGCTGCAGGATATCGTGCAATCCGGACGACTCGGCAACGTATATTATGCCGAGACCGGCGGCGGACGTCGCCGGGGAATGCCGGGCGGAACCTTCATTAGCAAGAAACTGGCAGGAGCGGGCGCGATGGCGGATATCGGATGTTATTCTCTCGATATGGCGCTTAATACGATGGGCTACCCTCGTCCGGTATCCGTTTCCGCGTTCACGAGCAATCATTTCGGCCGCAATCCGCTCTATCATCCGGAGGCCAGCAAGTTCGAAGTCGAAGATTTCGGCGTCGCCATGGTGCGCTTCGAGAACGACCTTGTCCTGCAATTCAAGATCTCGTGGGCGATGCACATGGATACGCTCGGCGCGACGATGTTCCTCGGCACCGATGCAGGGCTCAAGGTCACGTCGGCGGGTACCGGGCCATGGTCCGGAGTATGGGATGGCTCCGTGGGATCGATCACGCTATACCACGACGAATTCGGCGGCCATACGCAGACTCCGATTCCGCTTATCGAGCACAAGCTGAATCTGTTCGACGAGAAGGTGCGGGATTTCGCCGAAGCGGTGCGCGATGGACGCCCAGCCCCGATTCCGGGCGAGCAAATCCTTATCCAGCAAGCGATTATCGACGGAGTGTTACGTTCCGCCGAGGCGAATCGGGAAGTTTCGATCGAGTTGCCATAA
- a CDS encoding response regulator transcription factor translates to MNDAAILLVDDEQAILQLLETVLRKEGFLTIDKVKSAEEALAACERKGYDVIVLDVTLPNMSGIEACPFIRRLTEAPILFLSARTTDFDKLTGFAVGGDDYVTKPFNPLEIVARIKSLLRRSGKAAPVAAAPATGIIDFGRFQVHEAAAELRVEGKDVPCPSLVFQLLLFLCKNPNRVFTKSELYERVWGENSLSDDNTIMVHIHRIRERIEPDPAEPVYLVNVRGLGYKLVKKEPPHER, encoded by the coding sequence GTGAACGATGCCGCCATTCTTCTCGTAGACGACGAACAAGCGATACTTCAGCTTCTGGAGACGGTTCTTCGCAAAGAAGGATTCCTAACGATAGATAAAGTCAAATCCGCCGAAGAGGCGTTAGCCGCATGCGAGAGAAAGGGTTACGACGTTATCGTCCTTGACGTTACGCTGCCGAATATGAGCGGCATCGAGGCCTGTCCTTTCATCCGCCGGCTGACGGAAGCTCCGATTCTCTTCCTAAGCGCGAGGACGACGGACTTCGATAAGCTGACCGGCTTTGCGGTCGGAGGCGACGATTATGTAACGAAGCCGTTTAATCCGCTCGAGATCGTCGCCAGAATCAAGTCCTTGTTGCGCCGTTCCGGCAAAGCCGCTCCGGTCGCGGCGGCTCCGGCCACCGGAATTATCGATTTCGGCCGATTCCAGGTTCATGAAGCTGCAGCCGAACTGCGCGTTGAGGGCAAAGACGTCCCTTGCCCTTCGCTTGTCTTTCAGCTTTTGCTGTTTCTATGCAAAAATCCGAATCGCGTATTCACCAAAAGCGAGCTATACGAGAGGGTCTGGGGGGAAAACAGCTTAAGCGACGACAACACCATCATGGTGCATATCCACAGAATCCGCGAGCGCATAGAGCCCGACCCGGCTGAACCGGTTTACCTTGTGAACGTTAGAGGGCTAGGATACAAGCTGGTCAAGAAGGAGCCGCCGCATGAACGTTAA
- a CDS encoding Gfo/Idh/MocA family protein has protein sequence MIRIGKISYWHVHADEYTQQAIDNPSTELVAIWDEKSERGQAKALQYGVPYYSSLDEMLARDDIDAVIVDAPTNIHCEVMVKAARAGKHIFTEKVVAPTNKEVQEILAAVRESGVKLTVSLPRLYAGYTQTIEKFVRDGSLGKLTLARVRLSHNGGVANWLPDHFYSKEQCGGGALIDLGCHPMYLVRRFLGMPESVSANFGYVTGREVEDNAVSVLRYSEGALGIVEAGFVNSHSPFSIELHGTEGTLLFGFPEEVLRVRTNSGSGKWETLEADEPLPIAFDQWAEHIRDDSEATDNIGMAVDLTRLMEASTRSVAEGRPIRIDELA, from the coding sequence ATGATTCGGATTGGCAAAATCAGTTACTGGCATGTTCACGCGGATGAGTACACTCAGCAAGCGATCGATAATCCGTCTACGGAGTTGGTCGCGATTTGGGACGAGAAATCGGAACGCGGACAGGCTAAGGCGCTTCAATACGGCGTGCCTTACTATTCGTCTCTCGACGAGATGCTGGCCAGAGACGACATCGATGCCGTTATCGTCGATGCGCCGACCAACATTCACTGCGAAGTGATGGTCAAGGCTGCTCGCGCGGGTAAACATATTTTCACGGAAAAGGTAGTCGCGCCGACGAACAAAGAAGTGCAAGAGATCCTTGCCGCCGTCCGGGAATCGGGAGTTAAACTAACCGTGTCGCTTCCTCGTCTATATGCGGGCTACACGCAAACGATAGAAAAGTTCGTCCGCGATGGTTCGCTCGGCAAGCTTACGCTTGCTCGGGTACGGTTGTCCCATAATGGCGGAGTCGCGAATTGGCTGCCCGATCACTTCTATTCGAAGGAGCAATGCGGCGGTGGCGCCTTGATCGACCTTGGATGCCATCCGATGTATCTCGTTCGGAGGTTCTTGGGTATGCCGGAGAGCGTTAGCGCTAATTTCGGTTACGTGACGGGCAGGGAAGTCGAAGATAACGCCGTTTCCGTTCTTCGCTATTCGGAAGGGGCATTAGGGATCGTGGAAGCGGGTTTCGTGAACAGCCATTCTCCGTTTTCCATCGAGCTGCACGGTACGGAGGGAACGCTGTTGTTCGGCTTCCCGGAAGAAGTCCTGCGCGTACGCACGAATAGCGGCAGCGGAAAATGGGAGACGCTCGAAGCGGACGAACCGCTTCCGATCGCGTTCGATCAATGGGCAGAGCATATTCGCGACGATTCGGAAGCGACGGACAATATCGGAATGGCAGTAGATTTAACCCGTTTAATGGAAGCTTCCACTCGTTCGGTGGCGGAAGGACGTCCGATTCGGATCGACGAGTTGGCTTAA
- a CDS encoding M20 family metallopeptidase — protein sequence MKSTLNLTIQKYASRLTEIAAFIGAHPELGHEEQQASALLVAELEQLGFQVDRGVLGLETAFIAEYRSAKSGPIVALLAEYDALPEIGHACGHHLICTMALGAAAGLRAVADETGGTIRVYGTPAEETKGAKIDMTAAGLFDDCDIAIMAHPYYAYERSGSSLAMDALQFEFHGKAAHAAANPDLGINALDAVIQLFNSVNALRQQTRDDARIHGIISSGGQAPNVIPDYAAARFYVRSAARAYTDELTRKVTACAEAAGIATGCKMTVSNYEYSYDELRTNQALSDAFTANLFANGISEADIQPGNDHGSMDLGNVSLRCPAIHPFIRIVNEPYQLHTVEFRDAAQTGQAYEAMVFGAKMLASTAYDVLTDSELLQRIKAEFSAV from the coding sequence ATGAAATCAACCCTGAACCTTACCATACAGAAATACGCTTCTCGCTTGACCGAAATCGCGGCCTTCATCGGAGCTCATCCGGAGTTGGGGCACGAGGAGCAACAAGCGTCGGCCTTGCTCGTTGCCGAGTTGGAGCAGCTCGGATTCCAAGTCGATAGAGGCGTTCTCGGACTAGAAACCGCGTTTATCGCGGAGTACCGCTCCGCCAAGTCCGGACCGATCGTCGCGCTGCTCGCGGAATACGACGCCCTTCCGGAGATCGGCCACGCCTGCGGCCATCATCTGATCTGCACGATGGCGCTTGGCGCCGCCGCGGGACTTCGCGCGGTAGCGGACGAGACGGGCGGAACGATCCGGGTATACGGAACGCCCGCCGAGGAAACGAAGGGAGCCAAGATCGATATGACCGCGGCCGGCTTATTCGATGACTGTGACATCGCGATCATGGCGCATCCTTATTATGCATACGAGCGTTCCGGTTCTTCGCTCGCGATGGATGCCCTGCAATTCGAATTTCACGGCAAAGCCGCCCATGCCGCGGCGAATCCCGATCTCGGCATTAATGCGCTCGACGCCGTTATTCAGCTGTTCAACTCCGTCAATGCTTTGCGCCAGCAGACGAGGGACGATGCCCGAATTCACGGAATCATCTCCAGCGGGGGGCAAGCGCCGAACGTGATCCCGGATTACGCCGCGGCCCGGTTCTATGTTCGCTCGGCAGCCCGCGCTTACACGGATGAGCTCACGCGCAAGGTGACCGCCTGCGCCGAAGCGGCCGGTATCGCGACGGGTTGCAAAATGACCGTCAGCAACTACGAATATTCCTACGATGAACTCCGTACGAACCAAGCATTGTCGGACGCCTTCACCGCGAATCTGTTCGCGAACGGAATTTCCGAAGCCGATATCCAGCCCGGCAATGATCACGGTTCGATGGATCTCGGGAATGTATCGCTGCGGTGTCCGGCTATCCATCCGTTCATTCGAATCGTCAACGAACCCTACCAGTTGCATACCGTCGAATTCAGGGACGCGGCGCAAACCGGGCAAGCCTACGAGGCCATGGTATTCGGAGCGAAAATGTTAGCCTCCACCGCTTACGACGTTCTGACGGATAGCGAATTGTTGCAACGAATCAAAGCGGAGTTCTCGGCCGTATAA
- a CDS encoding glycosyl hydrolase family 18 protein produces the protein MVHALIESRRTRIIAFWMSLTLVLSLGLFPPKAFAVEILPPQQFTAVEVTANSVTFTWNRVEGLNSENNDPDYGYDLWNAATGDWRKWLGSSPTADNANVLTGTYGGLLADTEYSFYLTPGKKTPSDDHSTKKSAIVTIKTAPGDPNAEPKPPLAPPHNLRVTDVTESGITLKWTGSPGANGYDMYITGGNPSYAGIWDGSNSYTFPVSPATVVGAVYTFEVAAQNLPAVSVRSNPVKIAWGQLQAPQDLQIVTATRTTASLGWAPTPGATSYDIFRNDEFIGTSDSNRYVSSGLTEGESYSFKVVAKNRLWQSPPSSETTVVPGGDYNLITYYTSWSVYERAFQPTDIDTSKLTHINYAFSDLCWKGYGSGGVKCQNEDIPLQKDYVFDGEMVIGDQEVDLQNMETLRTIRAQRPHLNLMVSVGGWSWSKNFSNMAKTEETRRAFANSAVKFLREYRLDGLDIDWEYPVEGGLESNARGPEDKENFLLMVRTVREALDAAGSTDDKYYLLTIASAQSDAFVANADLAHSSAYLDFINIMTYDYSGTWEALAHHNAPLYHDGKHPKSSAPRNNVSAAAEAHLNGGVPSYKLVLGVPFYGIGWLGCPPNGQYLTCEGGAIPEGESFGTYESRAFDFDDIEANYLNKNGYVRHWNEAAKVPYLYNSEKRRFITYDDEQSMMYKTSLIKSLNLAGAMSWDISQDGNKTLSTVLARDLPITGTVNSEVEAPKNILAKSIGNTSIQIKWDASSNVSGYDVLAGHTWIGYTTQTEFNIPGLTPNTAYRIKVIAVRKDGDTLKGVSSASNIDLKTANLISGSGGGGGGSPATDPNGKGDPAANPLKAKVTKEGNKAIFSLDTAEAVKSIQASKATTSQIAVNTDAEKSEALVAMEVIDAIAAKGEQANLSLIVNQVEYRIPIKALKLGSDIASLRITLQAADPTITADFKAESLAQGFKIITNPWEFKIEALTSGGKATEIEDFGNVYVSRFFKISDSGIHKERATGIVYTPGNKKVYPVPTLFAASSDGTIIAELKRTGNSIYAIVESAAPDFADTNLKWAKPDIEKAVAKMIASGVSQDAFGSKSEITRAEFVSIVVKALGLVPGVQKSPFKDVNDRTKFAEDIITAVKYGFIQGRSADVFDPSGPITRQEIAAVLEKAMTFGGIANTAELNVLTPYADRSDVSGFAVNSLAFMVDRKILTGVTPTKLAPLSKVTKAEATVTAMRMLRALKLID, from the coding sequence ATGGTTCATGCGCTAATCGAAAGTCGCCGCACGAGGATTATCGCTTTCTGGATGAGTTTGACGTTGGTCTTGTCTTTGGGGTTATTTCCTCCGAAAGCGTTTGCGGTGGAGATCTTGCCTCCGCAGCAGTTTACGGCGGTTGAAGTCACCGCCAATAGCGTGACTTTTACTTGGAACCGAGTGGAAGGTCTAAATTCGGAAAATAACGATCCCGATTACGGCTACGACCTATGGAATGCCGCAACTGGCGATTGGAGGAAGTGGCTCGGAAGCTCTCCGACGGCCGACAACGCGAACGTGCTTACGGGTACATACGGCGGGTTATTAGCCGATACGGAATATTCCTTCTATCTTACCCCCGGCAAGAAAACTCCCTCTGACGACCACTCGACTAAAAAAAGCGCCATCGTCACGATCAAGACGGCTCCCGGGGATCCGAACGCGGAACCTAAGCCCCCTCTCGCGCCGCCGCATAATCTTAGAGTGACCGACGTGACGGAATCGGGCATTACGTTAAAGTGGACCGGCAGCCCCGGGGCGAACGGTTACGATATGTACATCACCGGCGGAAATCCGAGCTACGCGGGCATATGGGACGGATCGAACTCCTATACTTTTCCCGTCAGTCCGGCTACCGTCGTAGGCGCCGTATATACGTTCGAGGTCGCGGCGCAAAATCTGCCCGCGGTTTCCGTTCGCAGCAATCCCGTTAAGATCGCTTGGGGCCAACTCCAAGCTCCTCAAGACTTGCAGATCGTCACCGCGACCCGAACGACCGCTTCGCTCGGATGGGCGCCAACGCCCGGGGCGACCAGCTACGATATTTTCCGGAACGACGAATTCATAGGCACAAGCGATTCTAACCGGTACGTATCGTCAGGATTGACGGAAGGCGAATCGTACTCCTTCAAGGTCGTCGCCAAGAACAGGTTATGGCAATCTCCCCCTAGCAGCGAAACTACGGTTGTTCCGGGCGGCGATTACAATCTTATTACTTATTACACGTCATGGTCCGTCTATGAACGCGCATTTCAGCCGACCGACATCGATACGTCCAAACTGACTCATATCAACTATGCGTTTTCGGATTTATGCTGGAAAGGTTACGGATCGGGCGGGGTAAAATGCCAGAATGAAGATATCCCGCTGCAAAAGGATTACGTATTCGACGGAGAGATGGTTATCGGAGATCAAGAAGTCGATCTGCAAAATATGGAAACGCTAAGAACGATCCGGGCTCAACGGCCGCATCTGAATCTGATGGTTTCCGTCGGCGGTTGGTCCTGGTCGAAAAACTTCTCGAATATGGCTAAGACCGAGGAAACTCGCCGCGCCTTCGCCAATTCAGCCGTTAAATTCTTGCGCGAATACCGGTTAGATGGGCTCGATATCGATTGGGAGTACCCCGTTGAAGGCGGTTTGGAGAGCAATGCAAGAGGACCCGAAGACAAAGAAAACTTCTTGCTTATGGTCCGAACCGTACGCGAGGCGCTCGATGCGGCCGGCTCGACGGACGACAAATACTATTTGCTGACCATTGCTTCCGCGCAATCGGATGCGTTCGTCGCGAACGCCGATCTGGCTCATTCCTCCGCTTACCTCGATTTCATTAACATCATGACCTATGATTATAGCGGCACTTGGGAAGCGCTGGCCCATCATAACGCGCCCTTGTACCATGACGGCAAACATCCCAAAAGCTCGGCTCCGAGAAACAACGTTTCCGCGGCGGCCGAAGCTCATTTGAACGGCGGAGTCCCCTCTTACAAGCTCGTATTGGGCGTTCCGTTCTATGGCATCGGTTGGCTGGGATGTCCGCCGAACGGACAATATTTGACCTGCGAGGGAGGCGCGATTCCGGAAGGCGAATCTTTCGGAACCTACGAGAGCCGGGCATTCGACTTCGACGATATCGAGGCGAATTACTTGAACAAGAACGGTTACGTACGGCATTGGAACGAAGCGGCTAAAGTCCCCTACCTCTATAACAGCGAGAAACGCAGATTTATAACCTACGACGACGAACAATCGATGATGTACAAAACTTCCTTGATCAAATCTTTGAACCTCGCCGGAGCGATGAGCTGGGACATTAGCCAGGACGGCAATAAGACTTTATCCACCGTGTTAGCGCGGGACTTGCCCATCACAGGCACCGTAAATTCGGAAGTAGAGGCTCCGAAAAACATTCTAGCGAAATCTATCGGCAACACCTCGATCCAGATCAAATGGGATGCCTCCTCCAACGTTTCGGGATATGACGTCCTTGCGGGCCATACTTGGATCGGATATACGACCCAGACGGAGTTTAACATCCCCGGCCTGACCCCTAACACGGCTTATCGAATCAAGGTTATTGCCGTTCGGAAAGACGGCGATACGTTGAAGGGAGTTTCCAGCGCCAGCAACATTGATTTGAAAACGGCTAACTTGATTAGCGGAAGCGGGGGCGGCGGGGGCGGATCCCCGGCAACGGACCCCAACGGCAAAGGCGACCCAGCGGCGAACCCGTTGAAAGCCAAGGTAACGAAGGAAGGGAACAAAGCGATCTTCTCATTGGACACTGCCGAAGCCGTTAAATCGATTCAAGCTTCGAAAGCAACGACTTCGCAGATCGCGGTAAACACGGATGCCGAGAAATCGGAAGCGCTCGTCGCCATGGAAGTCATCGATGCCATTGCCGCCAAAGGCGAGCAAGCCAATCTTTCCTTAATCGTGAATCAGGTGGAATACCGCATTCCCATTAAGGCGCTTAAGCTCGGATCGGACATCGCGAGCCTTAGAATTACGCTTCAAGCTGCCGACCCGACGATTACCGCCGACTTCAAGGCCGAATCTCTAGCGCAAGGATTCAAGATTATAACGAATCCATGGGAATTCAAGATCGAAGCGCTGACTTCCGGAGGTAAAGCGACGGAGATCGAAGACTTCGGCAACGTCTACGTCAGTCGTTTCTTCAAGATTAGCGATTCGGGAATCCATAAGGAACGCGCGACCGGGATAGTATATACTCCCGGCAACAAAAAGGTATATCCCGTACCTACTCTCTTCGCCGCTAGCTCCGATGGAACGATCATCGCCGAGTTGAAGAGGACGGGGAACAGCATCTACGCGATCGTAGAGTCGGCCGCGCCCGACTTCGCGGATACGAACTTGAAATGGGCGAAACCGGACATCGAAAAGGCAGTTGCTAAAATGATTGCCTCGGGCGTCAGCCAAGATGCCTTCGGATCGAAGTCGGAGATTACGCGGGCGGAATTCGTCTCGATCGTCGTGAAGGCTCTTGGTCTCGTTCCCGGCGTGCAGAAGTCGCCGTTCAAAGACGTGAACGATCGGACGAAATTCGCGGAAGATATTATAACCGCGGTGAAGTACGGATTTATTCAAGGAAGATCGGCCGACGTCTTCGATCCGAGCGGCCCGATCACCCGCCAAGAAATCGCGGCCGTGCTCGAGAAAGCAATGACTTTCGGAGGTATCGCGAATACCGCCGAGCTTAACGTATTAACGCCCTACGCGGATCGATCGGACGTTTCCGGCTTTGCCGTTAATTCCTTAGCCTTCATGGTGGATCGGAAAATACTGACCGGAGTAACGCCGACAAAGCTCGCTCCGTTATCGAAGGTGACCAAAGCCGAAGCAACCGTAACCGCAATGAGAATGTTGCGGGCATTGAAGCTAATCGATTAA
- a CDS encoding sensor histidine kinase has translation MGAKHPLSGMEPGQKPLISPENRVLFIGIGLLLLAAMLVFVFVSYWFGQRFGAPIAHVLKWLRQLGEGRYEEPVDARGIPRSQDRRGRRKSKYRVYSDVIDSMDSLSQSLHSNEKLREETEKMRDEWIAGVSHDLKTPLSSIKGYAHVLVNDSYDWSAEEIRSFANIILDKSSYLDELINDLTLTYRLKSHNGKPPFEQVSMNDYLAAAIQEAVNHPMYPEERVRFIPSDAPVNLRIYRPWFQRIVDNLVANALLHNEEGTTLTITLQAKEPNCATLTFSDDGKGMDEETASRLFERYYRGTDTETRTEGSGLGMAVTKALVEAHGGTIEVVSSMKRGTSIMIKWNSELPLSTSQIT, from the coding sequence GTGGGTGCTAAGCACCCCCTATCCGGCATGGAACCAGGCCAGAAGCCGTTGATCTCCCCCGAGAATCGCGTACTATTCATCGGCATCGGACTCCTGCTTCTGGCGGCTATGCTCGTATTCGTCTTTGTTTCCTATTGGTTCGGACAACGGTTCGGCGCTCCGATCGCGCATGTCCTGAAATGGCTAAGACAGCTTGGAGAAGGGCGTTACGAGGAGCCGGTCGACGCGAGAGGAATTCCCCGCAGCCAAGATCGGCGAGGCAGAAGAAAAAGCAAGTATCGCGTTTACAGCGACGTCATAGATTCTATGGATTCTTTATCGCAATCGCTGCATAGCAACGAAAAGCTCCGGGAAGAAACCGAAAAAATGAGAGACGAGTGGATCGCCGGCGTATCGCACGACTTGAAAACTCCGCTGTCCTCGATCAAAGGTTACGCCCATGTATTAGTCAACGACTCGTACGACTGGTCAGCGGAAGAAATACGTTCGTTCGCTAATATCATTCTGGATAAGTCCTCTTACTTGGACGAGCTAATCAACGATCTAACGCTGACTTACAGACTGAAAAGCCATAACGGGAAACCGCCCTTCGAACAAGTGAGCATGAACGATTACCTGGCCGCAGCGATCCAAGAGGCGGTAAACCATCCGATGTATCCGGAAGAACGAGTCCGCTTCATCCCTTCCGATGCTCCCGTGAATTTACGCATTTATCGGCCTTGGTTCCAAAGAATCGTAGACAACTTGGTAGCTAACGCCTTATTGCATAATGAAGAGGGAACAACTTTAACGATTACGCTCCAAGCCAAGGAGCCTAATTGCGCTACCCTCACCTTCTCGGATGACGGCAAAGGGATGGATGAAGAGACGGCATCGCGGCTATTCGAGAGATATTACCGCGGTACGGACACGGAAACCAGGACGGAGGGGTCCGGACTTGGCATGGCCGTAACCAAAGCGCTCGTCGAAGCGCACGGAGGGACGATCGAGGTCGTCAGCTCCATGAAACGGGGAACATCCATTATGATCAAATGGAATTCGGAGCTCCCCCTATCGACATCGCAAATCACTTAG
- a CDS encoding AraC family transcriptional regulator yields the protein MADNKEKQDIFGTKKPHDRKSVGSPAPFPYARMANRFDALDRLDLQFRWGGYGIRVLRCHLAAFQPGAIISFHKHSEYEFHYIPRGKGKVILVDQPFDLHEGLFYLTGPELVHYQESDLDDPMYELCLHLDIVPLEETPGPVGQSWGDDMEAREASACITALDRIPAIPIVDRFHAMNGFLEAYRIWEEQPSGFYTLMKQAIVQILLRTTRLFDSTEGKPAIPERDMNYHRYELATQYIQDNEGLPISLEQVAETINISPRQLQRIFRSEGQTTFRDYLEHVRLTGICSELIRTDKPIEEIALNHGYANPNYLYPVFKSKYEVTPSAYRRIHSGDNRAAYQTQREKEGTGSL from the coding sequence ATGGCGGACAACAAGGAAAAGCAGGACATCTTCGGTACCAAGAAGCCGCATGATCGGAAATCCGTTGGAAGCCCGGCTCCTTTTCCTTATGCTCGCATGGCCAATAGATTCGATGCGCTGGACCGGTTGGATTTGCAGTTCCGTTGGGGCGGATATGGCATTCGAGTGCTTCGATGTCACTTAGCGGCGTTCCAGCCGGGCGCTATTATTAGCTTTCACAAGCATTCCGAATACGAGTTTCACTACATCCCGAGAGGCAAAGGAAAAGTTATTCTCGTAGATCAGCCTTTTGATCTTCATGAGGGGCTATTCTATCTGACGGGACCGGAGCTCGTGCATTACCAAGAATCCGATCTTGACGATCCGATGTACGAGCTTTGCTTGCACCTGGACATCGTTCCTTTAGAGGAAACTCCGGGACCAGTGGGACAAAGCTGGGGAGACGACATGGAGGCGAGAGAGGCAAGCGCCTGCATTACGGCACTTGATCGTATACCTGCTATTCCGATCGTTGACCGCTTCCACGCGATGAACGGCTTCTTGGAAGCTTATCGGATTTGGGAAGAGCAGCCGAGCGGATTCTATACGTTGATGAAACAAGCCATCGTACAAATTCTTCTACGTACGACCAGGTTGTTCGATAGTACCGAGGGGAAACCGGCAATTCCCGAACGGGACATGAATTATCATCGTTATGAGCTTGCGACGCAATATATTCAAGATAACGAAGGCCTGCCGATTTCCTTGGAGCAAGTAGCGGAAACGATCAATATCAGTCCGAGGCAGTTGCAGCGTATTTTCCGCAGCGAAGGCCAGACGACGTTCCGCGATTATTTGGAGCATGTTCGGTTGACCGGCATTTGCTCCGAGCTCATACGAACCGATAAACCGATCGAAGAGATCGCATTAAATCACGGCTACGCGAACCCGAATTATTTGTACCCCGTGTTCAAGAGCAAGTATGAAGTTACGCCAAGCGCTTATCGTCGGATACATTCCGGCGACAATCGAGCAGCCTATCAAACTCAACGCGAGAAAGAAGGAACCGGATCCTTATGA